From the genome of Vicia villosa cultivar HV-30 ecotype Madison, WI linkage group LG2, Vvil1.0, whole genome shotgun sequence, one region includes:
- the LOC131650703 gene encoding uncharacterized protein LOC131650703 has product MAWEKVCTPKKNGGLRIINLQIWNKICLSRLLWNICRKADTLWVRWVHMYYIKNADVLQKDIKGSGSWITKQVLKIRNDNRLVYMGNGFRTGALYKEQMTHLPKVDWRVFVCKNRARPRAVFILWLACQNKLATKYRMGKFGVATDMKCMFCSYNEDVQHLFFECSYTKKIWEVVLGWLNISHTVQGWCQERKWLEIFCRSKNWRSKFVQVAIAETIYNVWIERNKMVFSRNYSEGLVMDSIIENTVNRIWVSPKYRERVASLLVN; this is encoded by the coding sequence ATGGCTTGGGAAAAGGTTTGCACTCCGAAGAAGAATGGGGGCCTAAGGATTATTAATCTACAAATATGGAATAAGATTTGCTTGAGTAGACTATTATGGAACATATGTCGTAAAGCTGACACTTTATGGGTTCGATGGGTGCACATGTATTACATTAAGAATGCAGATGTACTGCAGAAGGATATCAAAGGGAGTGGTTCATGGATTACCAAACAGGTGCTAAAAATCAGAAATGATAACAGGTTAGTGTACATGGGCAATGGATTCCGTACAGGTGCTCTGTATAAAGAGCAAATGACGCATTTACCTAAGGTGGATTGGAGAGTGTTTGTTTGTAAGAATCGAGCTAGACCCCGCGCGGTGTTTATCCTCTGGCTGGCATGTCAAAACAAGCTCGCGACGAAATACCGTATGGGCAAGTTTGGTGTTGCTACAGACATGAAGTGCATGTTTTGCAGTTACAATGAAGATGTGCAACATTTATTTTTTGAATGCAGTTATACTAAGAAGATTTGGGAAGTTGTTTTGGGGTGGCTAAATATTAGTCATACTGTTCAAGGGTGGTGCCAAGAAAGGAAGTGGCTGGAAATTTTTTGCAGAAGTAAGAATTGGAGAAGTAAGTTTGTACAGGTAGCAATAGCGGAAACAATCTACAATGTCTGGATAGAAAGGAATAAAATGGTGtttagtagaaattatagtgaaGGGCTTGTAATGGATAGTATTATAGAGAATACTGTTAATAGAATATGGGTGAGTCCTAAATATAGAGAAAGAGTAGCTAGTCTGTTGGTGAATTAG
- the LOC131653034 gene encoding extensin-2-like isoform X2 has product MGPQMASITLTIALTIVSLSLPSQANNYIYSSPPPPPKPYYYNSPPPPVHSPPPPYHYSSPPPPPKTPYKYSSPPPPVYKYKSPPPPPYKYPSPPPPAYKYSSPPPPVYKYKSPPPPIYKYKSPPPPVYKYSSPPPPVYKYNSPPPPVYKYKSPPPPVYKYQSPPPPVYKYKSPPPPVYKYKSPPPPVYKYKSPPPPVYKYKSPPPPAKKPYKYSSPPPPVYKYNSPPPPVYKYQSPPPPVYKYNSPPPPVYKYKSPPPPVYKYNSPPPPVYKYQSPPPPVYKYKSPPPPVYKYKSPPPPVYKYKSPPPPVYKYNSPPPPAKKPYKYSSPPPPVYKYNSPPPPVYKYQSPPPPVYKYNSPPPPVYKYNSPPPPVYKYNSPPPPVYKYKSPPPPVYKYNSPPPPVYKYKSPPPPVYKYNSPPPPVYKYNSPPPPVYKYNSPPPPVYKYKSPPPPVYKYNSPPPPVYKYKSPPPPVYKYKSPPPPVYKYKSPPPPVYKYKSPPPPAKKPYKYSSPPPPVYKYNSPPPPVYKYQSPPPPVYKYKSPPPPVYKYKSPPPPVYKYKSPPPPVYKYKSPPPPVYKYKSPPPPANKPYKYSSPPPPVYKYKSPPPPVYKYKSPPPPAKKPYKYASPPPPVYKYKSPPPPIYKYKSPPPPVYSPPLPHYIYSSPPPPVHSSPPPHYIYASPPPPYHY; this is encoded by the exons ATGGGGCCTCAAATGGCCTCTATTACTCTCACTATTGCATTGACAATAGTTTCTCTCTCCTTGCCATCTCAAGCAAATAACTACATCTATTCATCTCCTCCACCACCACCTAAACCTTACTACTACAACTCTCCACCACCACCAGTGCACTCACCTCCTCCACCTTACCATTATAGttctccaccaccaccaccaaagACGCCATATAAATACTCTTCTCCTCCACCACCAGTTTACAAGTATAAATCTCCCCCTCCACCTCCATATAAGTATCCATCCCCTCCTCCACCAGCATACAAGTACTCATCACCACCACCTCCTGTTTACAAATACAAATCTCCACCTCCACCAATTTATAAGTATAAATCACCTCCTCCACCGGTGTACAAGTACTCATCTCCACCACCTCCTGTTTACAAGTACAATTCACCTCCTCCACCAGTTTACAAATATAAGTCTCCTCCTCCACCAGTGTACAAGTATCAATCTCCCCCACCACCAGTCTACAAGTATAAGTCACCTCCTCCACCAGTCTATAAGTATAAATCACCTCCACCACCAGTTTACAAATACAAATCTCCTCCACCACCAGTGTATAAGTACAAGTCACCACCACCTCCGGCTAAAAAGCCATACAAGTATTCATCTCCACCACCACCAGTTTACAAGTACAATTCACCTCCTCCACCAGTGTACAAGTATCAATCTCCTCCACCACCAGTTTACAAGTATAACTCACCTCCTCCACCAGTCTACAAGTATAAATCACCTCCACCACCAGTTTACAAGTACAATTCACCTCCTCCACCAGTGTACAAGTATCAATCTCCTCCACCACCAGTCTACAAGTATAAGTCACCTCCTCCACCAGTCTACAAGTATAAATCACCCCCACCACCAGTTTACAAATACAAATCTCCTCCTCCACCAGTGTACAAGTACAATTCACCACCACCTCCGGCTAAAAAGCCATACAAGTATTCATCTCCACCACCACCAGTTTACAAGTACAATTCACCTCCTCCACCAGTGTACAAGTATCAATCTCCTCCACCACCAGTTTACAAGTACAATTCACCTCCTCCACCAGTGTACAAGTATAATTCTCCTCCACCACCAGTGTACAAGTACAATTCACCTCCTCCGCCAGTGTACAAATATAAATCTCCTCCACCACCAGTGTACAAGTACAATTCACCTCCTCCTCCAGTGTACAAATATAAATCTCCTCCACCACCAGTTTACAAGTACAATTCACCTCCTCCACCAGTGTACAAGTATAATTCTCCTCCACCACCAGTGTACAAGTACAATTCACCTCCTCCGCCAGTGTACAAGTATAAATCTCCTCCACCACCAGTGTACAAGTACAATTCACCTCCTCCTCCAGTGTACAAGTATAAATCTCCTCCACCACCTGTTTACAAGTACAAGTCACCTCCTCCACCAGTGTATAAATACAAATCTCCTCCTCCACCAGTGTACAAGTACAAGTCACCCCCACCTCCGGCCAAAAAACCATACAAGTACTCATCTCCACCACCACCTGTTTACAAGTACAATTCACCTCCTCCACCAGTGTACAAGTATCAATCACCTCCACCGCCAGTTTACAAGTATAAGTCACCTCCTCCACCTGTGTATAAATACAAGTCA CCACCACCTCCAGTTTACAAGTATAAATCTCCTCCGCCACCAGTATACAAGTATAAGTCACCTCCCCCACCTGTGTACAAATACAAGTCACCACCACCTCCGGCTAATAAGCCATACAAATACTCATCTCCACCACCACCAGTTTACAAATACAAATCTCCTCCTCCTCCAGTGTACAAGTACAAGTCACCACCACCTCCGGCTAAAAAACCTTACAAGTATGCATCTCCACCACCTCCAGTTTACAAGTATAAGTCACCTCCCCCACCAATTTACAAATATAAATCTCCTCCTCCACCTGTTTACTCACCACCTTTACCACACTACATCTACTCTTCACCTCCTCCACCGGTTCATTCCTCTCCTCCACCACACTACATCTATGCATCACCTCCTCCTCCTTATCACTACTAG
- the LOC131653034 gene encoding extensin-2-like isoform X1, giving the protein MGPQMASITLTIALTIVSLSLPSQANNYIYSSPPPPPKPYYYNSPPPPVHSPPPPYHYSSPPPPPKTPYKYSSPPPPVYKYKSPPPPPYKYPSPPPPAYKYSSPPPPVYKYKSPPPPIYKYKSPPPPVYKYSSPPPPVYKYNSPPPPVYKYKSPPPPVYKYQSPPPPVYKYKSPPPPVYKYKSPPPPVYKYKSPPPPVYKYKSPPPPAKKPYKYSSPPPPVYKYNSPPPPVYKYQSPPPPVYKYNSPPPPVYKYKSPPPPVYKYNSPPPPVYKYQSPPPPVYKYKSPPPPVYKYKSPPPPVYKYKSPPPPVYKYNSPPPPAKKPYKYSSPPPPVYKYNSPPPPVYKYQSPPPPVYKYNSPPPPVYKYNSPPPPVYKYNSPPPPVYKYKSPPPPVYKYNSPPPPVYKYKSPPPPVYKYNSPPPPVYKYNSPPPPVYKYNSPPPPVYKYKSPPPPVYKYNSPPPPVYKYKSPPPPVYKYKSPPPPVYKYKSPPPPVYKYKSPPPPAKKPYKYSSPPPPVYKYNSPPPPVYKYQSPPPPVYKYKSPPPPVYKYKSPPPPAKKPYKYASPPPPVYKYKSPPPPVYKYKSPPPPVYKYKSPPPPANKPYKYSSPPPPVYKYKSPPPPVYKYKSPPPPAKKPYKYASPPPPVYKYKSPPPPIYKYKSPPPPVYSPPLPHYIYSSPPPPVHSSPPPHYIYASPPPPYHY; this is encoded by the coding sequence ATGGGGCCTCAAATGGCCTCTATTACTCTCACTATTGCATTGACAATAGTTTCTCTCTCCTTGCCATCTCAAGCAAATAACTACATCTATTCATCTCCTCCACCACCACCTAAACCTTACTACTACAACTCTCCACCACCACCAGTGCACTCACCTCCTCCACCTTACCATTATAGttctccaccaccaccaccaaagACGCCATATAAATACTCTTCTCCTCCACCACCAGTTTACAAGTATAAATCTCCCCCTCCACCTCCATATAAGTATCCATCCCCTCCTCCACCAGCATACAAGTACTCATCACCACCACCTCCTGTTTACAAATACAAATCTCCACCTCCACCAATTTATAAGTATAAATCACCTCCTCCACCGGTGTACAAGTACTCATCTCCACCACCTCCTGTTTACAAGTACAATTCACCTCCTCCACCAGTTTACAAATATAAGTCTCCTCCTCCACCAGTGTACAAGTATCAATCTCCCCCACCACCAGTCTACAAGTATAAGTCACCTCCTCCACCAGTCTATAAGTATAAATCACCTCCACCACCAGTTTACAAATACAAATCTCCTCCACCACCAGTGTATAAGTACAAGTCACCACCACCTCCGGCTAAAAAGCCATACAAGTATTCATCTCCACCACCACCAGTTTACAAGTACAATTCACCTCCTCCACCAGTGTACAAGTATCAATCTCCTCCACCACCAGTTTACAAGTATAACTCACCTCCTCCACCAGTCTACAAGTATAAATCACCTCCACCACCAGTTTACAAGTACAATTCACCTCCTCCACCAGTGTACAAGTATCAATCTCCTCCACCACCAGTCTACAAGTATAAGTCACCTCCTCCACCAGTCTACAAGTATAAATCACCCCCACCACCAGTTTACAAATACAAATCTCCTCCTCCACCAGTGTACAAGTACAATTCACCACCACCTCCGGCTAAAAAGCCATACAAGTATTCATCTCCACCACCACCAGTTTACAAGTACAATTCACCTCCTCCACCAGTGTACAAGTATCAATCTCCTCCACCACCAGTTTACAAGTACAATTCACCTCCTCCACCAGTGTACAAGTATAATTCTCCTCCACCACCAGTGTACAAGTACAATTCACCTCCTCCGCCAGTGTACAAATATAAATCTCCTCCACCACCAGTGTACAAGTACAATTCACCTCCTCCTCCAGTGTACAAATATAAATCTCCTCCACCACCAGTTTACAAGTACAATTCACCTCCTCCACCAGTGTACAAGTATAATTCTCCTCCACCACCAGTGTACAAGTACAATTCACCTCCTCCGCCAGTGTACAAGTATAAATCTCCTCCACCACCAGTGTACAAGTACAATTCACCTCCTCCTCCAGTGTACAAGTATAAATCTCCTCCACCACCTGTTTACAAGTACAAGTCACCTCCTCCACCAGTGTATAAATACAAATCTCCTCCTCCACCAGTGTACAAGTACAAGTCACCCCCACCTCCGGCCAAAAAACCATACAAGTACTCATCTCCACCACCACCTGTTTACAAGTACAATTCACCTCCTCCACCAGTGTACAAGTATCAATCACCTCCACCGCCAGTTTACAAGTATAAGTCACCTCCTCCACCTGTGTATAAATACAAGTCACCACCACCGCCAGCTAAAAAGCCATACAAGTACGCATCTCCACCACCTCCAGTTTACAAGTATAAATCTCCTCCGCCACCAGTATACAAGTATAAGTCACCTCCCCCACCTGTGTACAAATACAAGTCACCACCACCTCCGGCTAATAAGCCATACAAATACTCATCTCCACCACCACCAGTTTACAAATACAAATCTCCTCCTCCTCCAGTGTACAAGTACAAGTCACCACCACCTCCGGCTAAAAAACCTTACAAGTATGCATCTCCACCACCTCCAGTTTACAAGTATAAGTCACCTCCCCCACCAATTTACAAATATAAATCTCCTCCTCCACCTGTTTACTCACCACCTTTACCACACTACATCTACTCTTCACCTCCTCCACCGGTTCATTCCTCTCCTCCACCACACTACATCTATGCATCACCTCCTCCTCCTTATCACTACTAG